One window of the Balaenoptera ricei isolate mBalRic1 chromosome X, mBalRic1.hap2, whole genome shotgun sequence genome contains the following:
- the CAPN6 gene encoding calpain-6, translating to MGPPLKLFKNQKYQELKQECIRDGRLFCDPTFLPENDSLFYNRLLPGKVVWKRPQDICDDPRLIVGHISNHQLTQGRLGHKPMVSAFSCLAVQESHWTKTIPNHKEQEWDPRKLDKYAGIFRFRFWHFGEWTEVVIDDLLPTINGDLVFSFSTSMNEFWNALLEKAYAKLLGCYEALDGLTTTDIIVDFTGTLAETVDMQKGRYTELVEEKYKLFGELYKTFTKGGLICCSIEFPNQEEQEVETDWGLLKGHTYTMTDIRKIRLGERLVEVFSTEKLYMIRLRNPLGRQEWSGPWSEISEEWQQLTAADRKNLGLVMSDDGEFWMSLEDFCRNFHELNVCRNVNNPIFGRKELESVVGCWTVDDDPLMNRSGGCYNNRDTFLQNPQYIFTVPEDGHKVIMSLQQKDLRTYRRMGRPDNYIIGFELFKVEMNRKFRLHHLYIQERAGTSTYIDTRTVFLSKYLKKGNYVLVPTMFQHGRTSEFLLRIFSEVPVQLRELTLDMPKMSCWNLARGYPKVVTQITVHSAEGLEKKYANETVNPYLVIKCGKEEVRSPVQKNTVHAIFDTQAIFYRRTTDIPIIVQVWNRRKFCDQFLGQVTLDADPSDCRDLKSLYLRKKGGPTAKVKQGHISFKVISSDDLTEL from the exons ATGGGTCCTCCTCTGAAGCTCTTCAAAAACCAGAAGTACCAGGAACTGAAGCAGGAATGCATCAGGGATGGTAGACTTTTCTGTGATCCAACCTTTTTGCCTGAGAATGATTCACTTTTCTACAACCGACTGCTTCCTGGGAAGGTGGTGTGGAAACGTCCCCAG GACATCTGCGATGACCCCCGTCTGATTGTGGGCCATATCAGCAATCACCAGCTGACCCAAGGGAGACTGGGGCACAAGCCAATGGTCTCTGCGTTTTCCTGTTTGGCTGTTCAGGAGTCTCACTGGACAAAG ACAATTCCCAACCATAAGGAACAGGAATGGGACCCTCGAAAACTAGATAAATATGCTGGGATATTTCGCTTCCGTTTCTGGCATTTTGGAGAATGGACCGAGGTGGTGATTGATGACTTGCTGCCCACCATCAATGGAGATCTCGTTTTCTCCTTCTCCACCTCCATGAATGAATTTTGGAATGCTCTGTTGGAGAAAGCTTATGCCAA GCTGCTTGGCTGTTATGAAGCCCTCGATGGTCTGACCACTACTGATATCATCGTGGACTTCACTGGCACATTGGCTGAAACTGTTGACATGCAGAAGGGAAGATACACTGAGCTCGTTGAGGAGAAGTATAAGCTGTTTGGAGAACTGTACAAAACATTTACCAAAGGAGGTCTGATCTGTTGCTCCATTGAG TTTCCCAATCAGGAGGAACAAGAAGTTGAAACTGATTGGGGTCTACTGAAGGGCCATACGTACACCATGACTGATATTCGCAAGATCCGTCTTGGAGAAAGACTCGTGGAGGTCTTCAGTACTGAGAAGCTGTACATGATTCGTCTGAGGAACCCCTTGGGAAGACAAGAATGGAGTGGGCCCTGGAGTGAGAT TTCTGAAGAGTGGCAGCAACTGACTGCAGCAGATCGCAAGAACCTGGGGCTTGTTATGTCTGATGATGGCGAGTTTTG GATGAGCCTGGAGGACTTTTGCCGCAACTTCCATGAACTGAATGTCTGCCGCAATGTGAACAACCCTATTTTTGGCCGCAAGGAGCTGGAATCGGTGGTGGGATGCTGGACTGTGGATGATGATCCCCTGATGAACCGTTCAGGAGGCTGCTATAACAACCGTGATACCTTCCTGCAGAATCCCCAG TACATCTTCACTGTGCCCGAGGATGGGCACAAGGTCATCATGTCTCTGCAGCAAAAGGACCTGCGCACTTACCGCCGCATGGGAAGACCCGACAATTACATCATCGGCTTTGAGCTCTTCAAG GTGGAGATGAACCGCAAATTCCGCCTCCACCACCTGTACATCCAGGAGCGCGCGGGGACCTCCACTTATATTGACACGCGCACCGTGTTTCTGAGCAAGTACCTGAAGAAGGGCAACTACGTGCTTGTCCCAACTATGTTCCAGCATGGCCGCACCAGCGAGTTTCTCTTGAGAATCTTCTCTGAAGTGCCTGTCCAGCTCAG GGAGCTGACTCTGGACATGCCCAAGATGTCCTGCTGGAATCTGGCTCGTGGCTACCCCAAGGTTGTCACCCAGATCACAGTGCACAGTGCCGAGGGCCTGGAGAAGAAGTATGCCAATGAAA CTGTAAACCCATATTTGGTCATCAAGTGTGGAAAGGAGGAAGTCCGTTCTCCTGTCCAAAAGAATACTGTTCATGCCATTTTTGACACCCAGGCCATTTTCTACAGAAGGACCACTGACATTCCTATTATAGTGCAG GTCTGGAACAGACGAAAGTTCTGTGATCAGTTCTTGGGGCAGGTTACTCTGGATGCTGACCCCAGTGACTGCCGTGATCTGAAGTCCCTGTACCTGCGTAAGAAGGGTGGCCCAACTGCCAAAGTTAAACAAGGCCACATCAGCTTCAAGGTTATTTCCAGTGATGATCTCACTGAGCTCTAA